From the Silurus meridionalis isolate SWU-2019-XX chromosome 5, ASM1480568v1, whole genome shotgun sequence genome, one window contains:
- the urp1 gene encoding urotensin-related peptide 1, giving the protein MLSVALLYILAMVFPAVNALPLYSDTALTPHEDLLQKLVTEIEDGQSNELSPQRDIKTILPILIHQERDRDTWSKEAKENVQKDKMNHMVDDLKEVVMKLAAADNLRSQGFLRSEQNLPKPSKRACFWKYCVTN; this is encoded by the exons ATGCTGTCTGTGGCACTGCTCTACATTTTGGCCATGGTTTTCCCTGCAGTTAATGCATTACCTTTATACTCAGATACAGCACTAACACCACATGAAG ACCTCCTTCAGAAATTGGTGACAGAGATAGAGGACGGACAGAGTAATGAGCTGAGTCCACAAAGAGACATTAAAACCATCCTTCCCATTTTGATTCATcaggaaagagacagagacacttGGTCTAAAG AAGCGAAAGAAAATGTCCAGAAGGATAAAATGAACCACATG GTGGATGATTTAAAAGAAGTAGTCATGAAGTTAGCAGCAGCAGATAACCTGCGCTCTCAAGGCTTTCTTCGATCTGAGCAGAACTTACCCAAGCCCAGCAAGAGAG CCTGTTTCTGGAAGTACTGTGTAACAAACTAG
- the clic2 gene encoding chloride intracellular channel protein 2, producing MAVQQDKEPSIELFIKAGHDGENVGNCPFCQSLFMVLWLKGVKFTVTTVDMRKKPEELKDLAPGTNPPFLLYNGALKTDFMKIEEFLEATLAPPRYPHLSPLNKESFDVGANIFAKFSAFIKNSPNNRVQEEALLREFKRLDNYLNTPMPEEIDHNSTEDIPVSSRKYLDGNRLTLADCNLLPKLHVIKVAAKKYCNFEIPAHFTGVLRYLQNAYEREEFSQTCPANVEIEKAYLSVASKRS from the exons ATGGCAGTACAACAGGATAAAGAACCAAGCATTGAGCTCTTCATAAAG GCAGGCCATGATGGAGAGAATGTGGGGAATTGTCCTTTCTGTCAGAGTCTCTTCATGGTGCTGTGGCTGAAAGGAGTCAAATTCACAGTTACTACAGTCGATATGAGGAA GAAGCCAGAGGAGCTAAAAGACTTAGCTCCAGGGACCAACCCTCCTTTCCTCCTATACAATGGTGCCCTTAAGACTGACTTTATGAAAATCGAGGAGTTTTTGGAGGCAACTCTTGCCCCTCCAAG ATATCCTCATCTCAGCCCCCTGAATAAAGAGTCCTTTGATGTGGGTGCTAACATTTTTGCCAAGTTTTCTGCTTTCATCAAGAACAGTCCAAACAACAGAG TACAAGAGGAGGCTTTGCTAAGGGAGTTTAAACGCCTCGACAATTATCTAAATACACCAATGCCAGAGGAGATAGACCACAACTCCACTGAAGACATTCCTGTCTCCTCAAGGAAATATCTTGACGGCAACCGCCTGACGCTGGCAGATTGCAACTTGCTGCCAAAATTACATGTGATCAAG GTTGCTGCCAAGAAGTACTGTAACTTTGAGATCCCGGCTCATTTCACTGGCGTGCTTCGATACTTGCAGAATGCATATGAGAGAGAGGAGTTCAGCCAGACGTGTCCAGCCAACGTTGAGATTGAGAAAGCCTATCTGAGTGTTGCAAGCAAGAGGTCATAG
- the si:ch73-335m24.2 gene encoding protein eva-1 homolog C, whose translation MSRPCSLSWCFLCFLLLLIMRHAWSAPDFSDFLHTVLRNHTAHACEGETLTIRCPSKTSVAILSAFYGRRVPSQHLCPNVNANVTEESTDCMSTIVTQKVVSECQDRRGCQIPVASPMFGQDPCPETRKYILVSYKCRPAHHRLRTACENERLRLICKNDTVLAIYSATFGHLEHDTPACPQEAHGKPDIECLSPSALRRVSRKCHGRTNCTVLASVQNFGDPCFPGTSKNLRVSFTCVPRYLLEDLERGGTDPFRISDYTHGGWYTGPGVYKPQNIFTNTLEIYFQIQGVPETVALYFVLGICAGLVFLLCLFGVKSTLVKDMKDLMADLEDEFKTARRSRHGVINDDNISLDSSFPRLTQPYRGAQLFNPEMFMSVVMEQPRDEGRDKAEVPNGDIWPHCNSSPYAIHKTKLFSAET comes from the exons ATGTCGCGTCCATGCAGCTTGTCCTGGTGTTTTCTCTGCTTTTTGCTGCTTCTTATAATGCGTCATGCCTGGTCTGCTCCAGATTTCTCTG ATTTCCTTCACACGGTGTTGAGGAACCACACCGCCCATGCTTGTGAGGGAGAAACGCTTACCATCAGGTGTCCCTCCAAAACCTCAGTGGCTATTTTGTCCGCATTCTATGGACGACGAGTCCCAAGTCAGCACCTGTGCCCCAACGTAAATGCAAATGTCACAGAGGAAAGCACAGATTGCATGTCCACTATTGTCACACAG AAAGTGGTGTCCGAATGCCAGGATCGGAGAGGATGTCAGATTCCTGTAGCAAGTCCAATGTTTGGACAAGATCCCTGCCCTGAAACTCGCAAGTACATCCTGGTTTCCTACAAGTGTCGGCCTG CACATCATCGTTTGCGGACTGCATGTGAGAACGAGAGGCTGAGGCTCATCTGTAAGAACGACACTGTGCTGGCCATCTACTCTGCCACATTTGGCCACCTGGAGCATGACACTCCTGCATGCCCTCAAGAAGCTCATGGGAAACCTGACATCG AATGCTTGTCTCCATCTGCCTTGAGAAGGGTATCAAGGAAATGTCATGGCAGAACAAACTGCACTGTGCTGGCCAGCGTTCAAAactttggtgacccctgcttccCCGGGACCAGCAAAAATCTACGGGTATCTTTTACATGtg TTCCTAGGTATTTGCTGGAAGACCTGGAACGTGGAGGCACTGATCCTTTCCGAATCTCTGATTATACGCATG GTGGCTGGTACACTGGCCCAGGTGTGTACAAACCACAAAACATTTTCACCAACACTTTGGAAATCTATTTCCAGATCCAGG GGGTTCCAGAGACAGTGGCTCTATATTTCGTCTTAGGCATATGTGCTGGGTTGGTATTCCTGCTGTGCCTGTTTGGTGTGAAATCTACACTGGTGAAGGACATGAAAGATTTGATGGCCGATCTTGAGGATGAGTTCAAGACTGCACGAAGATCACGCCATGGGGTGATCAACGATGACAATATCTCGTTGGACTCTTCCTTTCCACGCCTTACTCAACCTTATCGTGGAGCTCAGCTGTTCAATCCGGAGATGTTCATGTCAGTGGTCATGGAGCAGCCAAGAGACGAGGGCAGGGATAAGGCAGAGGTGCCAAACGGAGATATTTGGCCACACTGCAATTCCAGCCCTTATGCCATCCATAAGACCAAGCTCTTCTCTGCCGAAACTTAG